From Riemerella anatipestifer ATCC 11845 = DSM 15868, a single genomic window includes:
- a CDS encoding S46 family peptidase: protein MIKKPLILSAVVLPAVMAFAQQYGGMWMPTELNEKEMKKLGMKISAKDIFNPEKPSIKDAVVQFNGGCTAEVISPKGLILTNHHCGYGQIQSHSSVEKDYLKDGFWAKNMGEELPNPGVTVDFIVDIKNVTNEVLKGNPNLSERSIKDNIEALKKSFKLEPYQHIVVKPVYYGNQYYAYVIETFKDVRLVGAPPSSIGKFGSDTDNWVWPRHTGDFSMFRVYADKNNKPAEYSKDNVPYKPKHFLPISIKDKKENDFTFVFGFPGRTQEYLPSIAVEKIMKEIDPAMISMREVALKTLDEKMRVDDATRIKYASKYASVANYWKKWIGEVEGLKKSKAVDKKRAYEAELIKKNPEIKKTIDELNRLYTEQSAYALNRAYYNELLRNAETLNLANRYLDYLFNVEKGKNVEPKFFESLKSFYKDYDGALDAKVTAKLLALYTHKTPAEFLPKGFAEFKDEEANLKAIEEWSKNSVITGRKALNGAYVTSDLDKVFQNKEALVKELNSDPFLGILAILQDSYIQGTLAKYNDYQTQIDVQLKTFMAQQMATDKDRKFFPDANSTLRVTYGTMQGSNPRDAVYYGYKTHTSGIMEKYIPGDYEFDVPARLINLYQNKDYGIYKDETGEVPVNFTATNHTTGGNSGSPALDAYGNLIGLNFDRQWEGTMSDINYDPKFSRNIMVDTKYILFIVDKFANAKWLLDEMKIIK from the coding sequence ATGATAAAGAAACCTCTGATACTATCTGCCGTAGTACTGCCTGCTGTAATGGCGTTTGCACAGCAATATGGAGGAATGTGGATGCCTACAGAACTCAATGAAAAAGAAATGAAAAAACTAGGGATGAAAATATCTGCAAAAGATATCTTCAATCCAGAAAAACCTAGTATTAAAGATGCGGTAGTACAGTTCAACGGGGGGTGTACTGCGGAAGTTATTTCTCCTAAAGGGCTCATTCTTACCAATCATCACTGTGGTTATGGGCAGATACAATCTCACTCTAGTGTAGAAAAAGATTACCTAAAAGATGGTTTTTGGGCTAAAAATATGGGAGAAGAGTTGCCTAATCCTGGGGTAACTGTAGATTTTATCGTAGATATTAAAAATGTAACCAACGAAGTTTTAAAAGGAAACCCAAATCTTTCTGAACGAAGTATTAAGGATAATATAGAGGCTTTAAAAAAGTCGTTTAAGTTAGAGCCTTATCAGCATATTGTGGTGAAGCCAGTGTATTATGGTAACCAATATTATGCTTATGTTATAGAAACGTTCAAAGACGTTCGTTTGGTAGGAGCACCACCGTCTTCTATTGGTAAGTTTGGTAGTGATACAGATAACTGGGTTTGGCCTAGACATACGGGAGATTTCTCTATGTTCCGTGTTTATGCAGATAAAAATAACAAACCTGCAGAGTATTCTAAAGATAACGTTCCATACAAACCAAAACATTTTTTACCAATTTCCATTAAAGATAAAAAAGAAAACGATTTTACTTTCGTATTTGGTTTTCCAGGGAGAACACAGGAGTATCTACCATCTATCGCTGTAGAAAAAATCATGAAAGAGATAGACCCTGCAATGATTTCTATGCGAGAGGTGGCTCTTAAAACTTTGGACGAAAAAATGCGTGTAGATGATGCAACAAGAATAAAGTATGCTTCTAAATATGCCTCGGTAGCCAACTATTGGAAAAAATGGATAGGCGAGGTGGAAGGACTTAAAAAGTCTAAAGCGGTAGATAAAAAACGAGCTTATGAAGCAGAACTTATCAAAAAGAATCCTGAAATAAAGAAAACTATAGATGAGCTTAATAGGCTTTATACAGAGCAATCTGCCTATGCATTGAATAGAGCGTATTATAACGAACTTTTAAGGAATGCAGAAACACTTAATCTGGCTAACCGCTACTTAGATTATTTATTCAATGTAGAGAAAGGTAAGAATGTAGAACCTAAGTTTTTTGAGAGTTTAAAATCTTTTTACAAAGATTATGATGGTGCATTAGATGCTAAAGTAACAGCAAAATTATTGGCTTTGTATACTCATAAAACACCTGCGGAATTTCTACCTAAAGGTTTTGCAGAGTTTAAAGATGAGGAAGCTAATCTCAAAGCAATAGAAGAATGGAGCAAAAACTCGGTGATTACAGGAAGGAAAGCACTTAATGGAGCTTATGTCACTTCTGACTTAGATAAGGTATTTCAAAATAAAGAAGCTTTAGTAAAAGAGCTTAATTCTGATCCATTTTTGGGAATATTAGCTATATTACAGGATAGTTATATACAAGGAACTTTGGCTAAATATAACGACTATCAAACCCAAATAGATGTTCAACTTAAAACTTTTATGGCACAGCAAATGGCGACGGATAAGGATAGAAAATTCTTCCCAGATGCTAACTCTACACTTAGGGTAACTTACGGAACGATGCAAGGCTCTAATCCTAGAGATGCTGTATATTACGGATATAAGACTCACACTTCGGGAATTATGGAGAAATATATCCCAGGAGATTATGAATTTGATGTTCCTGCTCGTCTTATCAATCTTTATCAAAACAAAGATTATGGCATTTACAAAGATGAAACAGGAGAGGTGCCTGTTAATTTTACAGCAACTAATCATACTACAGGAGGTAACTCTGGAAGTCCAGCATTAGACGCTTACGGTAATTTGATAGGACTTAATTTTGACCGTCAATGGGAAGGCACGATGAGCGATATCAATTATGACCCTAAATTCAGTAGAAATATTATGGTGGATACTAAATATATTCTATTTATTGTCGATAAATTCGCTAATGCCAAATGGCTTTTAGACGAAATGAAAATTATAAAATAA
- a CDS encoding M16 family metallopeptidase — MKYDVISHTDKNGLEYLSVTNDDNQVRIYTLKNGLKVYLSKNSDAPRIQTYIPVRTGSNNDPKDNTGLAHYLEHMMFKGTSKIGSLDWEKERPLLQKLSDLFEQHKATQNEEEKKQIYKEIDTISQEAAQYAIPNEYDKILSSLGASGTNAHTWLDETVYKNNIPSNELEKWFKVEKERFSELALRLFHTELESVYEEFNRAQDNDFRLVHYEIMDALFPNHPNGQQTTLGKAEHLKNPSMEALHKYFNEYYVPNNYALILVGDLDFEPTIALAERYFGTFSFRELPPKTPIIEQPISNIIKRTIKSPSAPRLQMAWRSHSYGTQEARLTEICTQILSNNGEVGLIDLNINQKQTALRASAFHSPFKSYGFLSIVIVPKENQTLDEAKDLILSQIEALKKGDFPDWLIPAIINDIKKGRLKQLETADGLATLLYETFIKEREWNEELNELNLYETITKEEVISFANEFFGENYVVVYKERGENDKLIRVENPKITPIKINKEAQSEFLTQLLAEKTHDIAPVFADYSKEILEDNLNGIKLSSIRNTQNNLAQMNFIFPMGTDNDKELGLVLEVLEYMGTDRYSPEEIKQEFYKIGINYSFQVGTDNISIMLGGLEENLATGVALMVHWLRNIQSDNSIYQTMVASILDAREISKKDKNQITRALVNYAKYGEHSRFRDVITKERLQTAKAEDFTQRTRMLLDYPYELFFYGQDIEAFKSALLNIGLTKGNLTPPTPKNYPEPLTNQNKVYLVDYDMVQVEIMKVGRGEEINPKNFGRISVFNEYFGRGLSSIVFQEIRESKSLAYSAYVSYTYPSQLKKYDYVTSYLGTQADKMEIALNSINELMSELPQVKSQFNNAKSSALKQIASQRLTKQNLYFNYLAMQKWGYSYDIRKDIYDEINSLSLDDLTNFYNQNIKPIPYHTAIIGQTKSLDLNYLKSLGTVQELSIEDLFGY, encoded by the coding sequence ATGAAATATGATGTAATATCCCACACCGATAAGAATGGGCTAGAATACCTATCGGTAACTAACGACGACAACCAAGTAAGAATATACACGCTAAAAAACGGTCTTAAAGTTTACCTCTCCAAAAATTCTGATGCTCCCAGAATACAAACTTATATCCCCGTAAGAACAGGAAGTAATAACGACCCCAAAGACAATACTGGTCTTGCCCACTATCTGGAGCATATGATGTTTAAAGGTACTTCTAAAATAGGTAGCCTTGACTGGGAAAAAGAACGACCTCTTTTACAGAAATTATCTGATTTGTTTGAGCAGCACAAAGCCACCCAAAACGAGGAAGAAAAAAAGCAAATTTACAAAGAGATAGACACTATTTCTCAAGAGGCAGCACAGTATGCTATCCCCAACGAATACGACAAAATTTTATCTTCTCTAGGGGCTTCTGGCACTAACGCCCACACTTGGCTAGACGAAACGGTGTATAAAAACAACATTCCGTCCAACGAGTTGGAAAAATGGTTTAAAGTAGAAAAAGAACGCTTTTCGGAGCTAGCTTTAAGGCTATTCCATACCGAGTTAGAATCGGTTTATGAAGAGTTCAATAGAGCCCAAGATAACGATTTTAGATTGGTGCATTATGAAATTATGGACGCTCTTTTCCCTAATCACCCCAACGGACAACAAACCACCCTCGGTAAAGCCGAACATCTAAAAAATCCGTCTATGGAAGCCCTACATAAGTATTTTAACGAATACTATGTTCCTAACAATTATGCCCTTATTTTGGTGGGAGATTTAGATTTTGAACCAACTATTGCTTTAGCTGAACGCTATTTTGGCACTTTTTCTTTTAGAGAATTGCCTCCAAAAACACCTATTATAGAGCAACCTATAAGCAACATTATTAAAAGAACTATTAAAAGTCCTTCTGCACCTAGACTTCAGATGGCATGGCGTTCTCATAGCTATGGTACTCAAGAAGCTAGACTTACCGAGATATGCACTCAAATCCTTTCAAACAACGGTGAGGTAGGACTTATTGATTTAAACATCAATCAAAAACAAACCGCATTAAGAGCGTCGGCGTTTCACTCTCCATTTAAGTCCTATGGATTTTTGTCTATCGTCATCGTTCCGAAGGAAAATCAAACTTTGGACGAAGCGAAGGATTTAATTCTATCCCAAATAGAAGCCTTGAAAAAAGGAGATTTCCCAGATTGGCTTATCCCTGCCATCATCAACGATATTAAAAAAGGAAGATTAAAACAACTAGAAACTGCCGATGGACTCGCCACACTCCTTTACGAAACCTTTATTAAAGAAAGAGAATGGAACGAGGAACTAAACGAACTCAATCTGTACGAAACCATTACTAAAGAGGAAGTCATTAGTTTTGCCAACGAGTTTTTTGGCGAAAATTATGTGGTAGTTTATAAAGAAAGAGGCGAAAATGATAAACTCATACGCGTAGAAAACCCTAAAATAACGCCTATTAAAATCAATAAGGAAGCTCAATCTGAATTTTTAACGCAACTCCTCGCAGAGAAAACTCACGATATAGCTCCTGTTTTTGCCGATTATTCTAAAGAAATTTTAGAGGATAACCTCAATGGGATTAAACTCAGTTCCATTAGAAACACCCAAAACAACCTCGCTCAAATGAATTTTATTTTCCCTATGGGTACGGATAATGATAAAGAGCTAGGTTTGGTGCTAGAAGTTTTGGAATATATGGGAACCGACCGCTATTCTCCCGAAGAAATTAAACAAGAGTTTTACAAGATAGGAATTAATTACAGCTTCCAAGTTGGTACAGATAATATTAGTATTATGTTAGGCGGTTTGGAGGAAAATCTTGCTACAGGAGTTGCACTAATGGTGCATTGGCTAAGGAATATACAGTCTGATAATTCCATTTATCAAACTATGGTAGCCTCCATCTTAGATGCTCGTGAAATAAGTAAGAAGGACAAAAACCAAATTACGAGAGCCTTAGTAAATTATGCTAAATATGGAGAACACTCTCGTTTCCGAGATGTTATCACCAAAGAAAGGTTACAAACGGCTAAGGCGGAAGATTTCACACAAAGAACTCGGATGTTGTTGGATTACCCATATGAGTTGTTTTTCTATGGGCAGGATATTGAAGCGTTTAAATCAGCATTATTAAATATAGGTCTTACCAAAGGAAACCTTACACCTCCAACTCCGAAAAACTACCCAGAGCCACTCACTAACCAAAACAAAGTCTATCTAGTAGATTATGATATGGTACAGGTGGAAATAATGAAGGTAGGACGAGGCGAAGAAATCAATCCTAAAAATTTTGGGCGAATAAGCGTCTTTAATGAATATTTTGGGCGTGGGCTATCTTCTATTGTGTTTCAGGAAATACGAGAATCTAAATCGTTGGCATATTCAGCTTATGTGTCTTACACCTACCCTAGCCAACTCAAAAAGTATGATTATGTAACATCTTACCTTGGCACTCAAGCAGACAAAATGGAAATCGCTCTAAACTCTATAAACGAACTGATGAGCGAACTCCCACAAGTCAAGTCGCAATTCAATAATGCTAAAAGTTCTGCTCTGAAGCAAATTGCTTCGCAAAGGCTTACGAAGCAGAATTTATATTTCAATTATCTTGCGATGCAAAAATGGGGATACAGCTACGACATTAGAAAGGATATTTATGACGAGATAAACTCGCTTAGCTTAGACGATTTAACTAATTTTTATAATCAAAACATAAAACCGATACCGTACCACACCGCCATTATAGGGCAAACCAAAAGCCTTGACTTAAATTATCTAAAAAGTTTAGGAACAGTGCAAGAGTTAAGCATAGAAGATTTGTTCGGTTATTAA
- a CDS encoding ABC transporter substrate-binding protein — MKTHFFILISSLALLSCKKEANNFSKEQVIISKNTYYQEDNNKVIINTKNFSSEISAAKLPLKKVVLLSSSMLGYMLELGLESHIIGISSEEYIYSEKVKALIQSKKIHTVGNEQKYDLEKIISLKPDAVITNHIPNFENTYDLLRKNNIEVIFLNEYLENEPLEKTAYLKIFGKLFGIEKQASERYLNIKQNYDNLKLQAQKISHKPQVLCNEIYGNQWFLPGNKTFAAKYFNDAGGNYIFNDLDKDQSVPLSFEEVYAKSKQAEYWVNLSNYQYKKELLAINPSYSKMDIFKKGKLYNIAKRQKGKANDYFESGVVRADLVLKDYIKIFHPALLPKDTLTYMNALK, encoded by the coding sequence ATGAAAACACATTTTTTTATTCTCATAAGCAGTTTAGCCCTTCTGTCTTGTAAAAAAGAGGCTAATAATTTTTCAAAAGAACAAGTTATCATTTCAAAAAACACTTATTATCAAGAAGATAACAATAAAGTAATTATCAACACAAAAAATTTTTCCTCCGAAATATCCGCCGCCAAATTACCATTAAAAAAAGTAGTATTATTAAGTTCTTCTATGCTAGGCTATATGCTAGAGCTAGGTTTAGAGAGCCATATCATTGGGATTTCTAGCGAAGAATATATTTATTCTGAAAAGGTAAAAGCACTTATCCAATCTAAAAAAATACACACCGTAGGCAACGAGCAAAAATACGATTTAGAAAAAATCATCAGTTTAAAACCCGATGCCGTAATCACTAACCATATCCCTAATTTTGAAAACACTTATGACCTACTCCGAAAAAATAATATAGAAGTTATCTTCCTAAACGAATATCTAGAAAACGAACCACTAGAAAAAACCGCCTATCTAAAAATTTTTGGAAAACTATTCGGTATTGAGAAACAGGCTTCTGAACGCTATTTAAACATCAAACAAAACTATGATAATTTAAAACTTCAAGCACAGAAAATCTCACATAAACCTCAAGTCCTTTGCAATGAAATCTATGGCAACCAATGGTTCTTACCAGGAAACAAGACCTTTGCTGCCAAATACTTTAACGATGCAGGAGGCAATTATATATTCAACGATTTGGATAAAGACCAATCTGTACCTTTAAGTTTTGAGGAAGTTTATGCTAAATCAAAACAGGCTGAATATTGGGTCAATCTTTCCAACTATCAATACAAAAAGGAATTATTAGCGATAAATCCGTCTTATTCTAAAATGGACATCTTCAAAAAAGGAAAACTTTATAACATCGCCAAAAGACAAAAAGGCAAAGCCAACGATTACTTTGAAAGTGGTGTTGTAAGAGCCGATTTAGTTTTAAAAGACTATATTAAAATCTTCCACCCTGCTTTACTTCCTAAAGACACTCTTACTTATATGAATGCTTTAAAGTAA
- a CDS encoding alpha-ketoacid dehydrogenase subunit alpha/beta translates to MSTTYIESQKVSFEDFKNSILNDYKLGRISREMSYLGRREVLTGKAKFGIFGDGKELPQLAMARVFRNGDFRSGYYRDQTFALAIQAVSVESFFAQLYADTSVEREPASAGRQMNGHYATRSLNEDGSWKNLTEQKNISSDISPTAGQMPRLLGLAQASKIYKEIQFEGSEKFSRNGNEVAFGTIGDASTAEGHFWETLNAACALQVPMIVSIWDDGYGISVPTHNQRAKADITEMLSGFQRKEGKAEGCEIITVKAWDYPALLDAYARAEDFARNQSIPVVVHVKEVTQPQGHSTSGSHERYKSEERLNWEAEYDGLKQFREWILNYSIEIDGQTEILATAEELDALDKEAKKEVKEGQKRAWEAYQNAIKSVKEKGLSAVEKLKAQNTQVESLLQDFGKIISVGKREVFHLMRKALWLTRGQVSAERKDLEKTYQELLLQEQDHYSSHLYSQSQWKATNVKEVKPVYSDNSEEVDGRVVVRNNFDKIFEKYPQTLVFGEDTGNIGDVNQGLEGMQEKYGATRVADTGIREATILGQGIGMAMRGLRPIAEIQYLDYILYCLQGMSDDLATVQYRTKGGQKAPVIIRTRGHRLEGIWHSGSPMAGILNLSKGILVLVPRNLTKAAGFYNTMLQSDEPAVIVECLNGYRLKEKQPDNLGEFTVPVGKIEVTKEGADVTLVTYGSTWRVVMEAAKELEQLGISAEVIDVQSLIPFDLEHEIAKSLQKTNRLVVIDEDVEGGTSAFILQQILEKQKAFRYLDSDPVTITAKNHRPAYASDGDYFSKPSVDDIVEEVYAVFHETNPSKFPKI, encoded by the coding sequence ATGAGTACAACTTACATAGAGTCTCAAAAAGTGTCTTTTGAGGATTTTAAAAATAGTATTTTAAACGATTATAAACTAGGGAGAATTTCCCGAGAGATGTCCTATCTAGGTAGGAGAGAGGTGCTTACAGGAAAAGCGAAATTTGGTATCTTTGGTGATGGTAAAGAGTTGCCACAGTTGGCGATGGCAAGGGTGTTTAGAAATGGCGATTTTAGGTCGGGGTATTACAGAGACCAAACTTTTGCCTTAGCGATACAAGCCGTAAGTGTAGAGAGTTTTTTCGCACAGCTTTATGCAGATACAAGTGTAGAAAGAGAGCCCGCATCGGCAGGAAGACAAATGAACGGACATTACGCCACCAGAAGCCTTAACGAAGATGGCAGTTGGAAAAACTTAACAGAACAAAAAAACATTTCTTCCGATATATCACCTACGGCGGGGCAGATGCCTAGACTTTTAGGTTTGGCACAAGCCTCCAAAATTTATAAAGAAATCCAATTTGAAGGCTCAGAAAAATTCTCTCGTAATGGCAACGAAGTAGCTTTTGGGACGATAGGAGATGCCTCCACTGCGGAAGGTCATTTTTGGGAAACCCTTAATGCCGCGTGTGCCTTGCAAGTCCCTATGATTGTAAGTATTTGGGACGATGGGTATGGTATTTCTGTGCCTACGCACAACCAAAGAGCCAAAGCAGATATTACTGAAATGCTATCAGGTTTCCAAAGAAAAGAAGGTAAAGCTGAAGGTTGCGAAATCATTACCGTAAAGGCGTGGGATTATCCAGCTTTGTTAGACGCTTATGCTAGAGCAGAAGATTTTGCAAGGAATCAAAGCATTCCAGTGGTAGTTCACGTTAAAGAAGTTACGCAGCCACAAGGGCACTCCACATCGGGTTCTCACGAAAGATACAAATCAGAAGAGCGATTGAATTGGGAAGCAGAGTACGATGGTCTTAAACAGTTTAGAGAATGGATACTCAATTATAGCATAGAAATAGACGGACAAACGGAAATTCTTGCTACGGCAGAAGAATTAGATGCCTTAGATAAAGAAGCAAAGAAAGAAGTTAAAGAAGGACAAAAAAGAGCGTGGGAAGCCTACCAAAATGCTATTAAATCTGTTAAAGAAAAAGGGCTGTCAGCGGTAGAAAAACTTAAAGCTCAAAATACTCAAGTAGAGTCTTTATTGCAAGATTTCGGTAAAATCATATCGGTTGGAAAGAGAGAAGTGTTCCATCTGATGAGAAAAGCACTATGGCTTACAAGAGGGCAAGTCTCTGCGGAAAGAAAAGATTTAGAAAAGACTTATCAAGAACTTTTATTGCAGGAGCAAGACCATTATTCATCTCATCTTTACTCTCAATCTCAATGGAAGGCAACTAATGTAAAAGAAGTAAAGCCTGTTTATAGTGATAATTCCGAAGAAGTGGACGGAAGGGTAGTGGTAAGAAACAACTTTGATAAAATATTTGAAAAATATCCACAAACCTTAGTCTTTGGAGAAGACACGGGGAACATAGGTGATGTAAACCAAGGTTTGGAAGGAATGCAAGAGAAGTATGGAGCTACGAGAGTGGCAGATACAGGGATTAGAGAAGCTACTATTTTAGGTCAAGGGATTGGTATGGCGATGAGAGGGCTTCGTCCAATTGCAGAGATTCAATATTTAGACTATATTCTCTACTGTTTGCAAGGTATGAGTGATGATTTGGCAACAGTGCAATACAGAACTAAAGGGGGACAAAAAGCTCCAGTAATTATAAGAACTAGAGGGCATAGATTAGAAGGAATTTGGCATTCAGGCTCTCCTATGGCGGGGATACTTAACTTGTCCAAAGGAATTTTGGTATTAGTTCCTAGAAACTTAACTAAAGCAGCAGGGTTTTACAACACGATGTTACAAAGTGATGAACCTGCGGTAATTGTGGAGTGTCTTAATGGTTATCGTTTAAAAGAAAAACAACCAGACAACTTAGGCGAGTTTACCGTGCCTGTGGGTAAAATAGAGGTAACTAAAGAAGGGGCAGATGTTACCCTTGTTACTTATGGTTCTACTTGGCGTGTGGTGATGGAGGCAGCTAAAGAACTAGAACAGTTAGGCATTTCAGCGGAAGTGATAGATGTTCAGTCATTAATTCCGTTTGACTTAGAGCACGAAATTGCAAAAAGTCTTCAGAAAACCAATCGTTTGGTGGTGATAGATGAAGATGTGGAAGGAGGAACTTCTGCCTTTATTCTTCAGCAAATTTTAGAAAAACAAAAAGCCTTTAGATATTTGGATAGCGACCCAGTAACCATTACGGCTAAAAACCACAGACCAGCTTATGCTAGTGATGGAGATTACTTTAGTAAACCTTCTGTGGATGATATAGTGGAGGAAGTTTATGCGGTGTTTCACGAAACCAATCCAAGTAAATTCCCTAAAATATAA
- a CDS encoding DUF4268 domain-containing protein — translation MFSKQEAAQLKKEFWIAFGKSFPRKWLLYNTKIKDFSFKFFADNKRAMVCLDIEMKEELFRNAYFEKIQSLQSILDEALGEEAFFEETLYLDNGKEISRVWVECGGVSIFNKESWQKIFEFFVEKMTAFETVFYEYEDFIKDI, via the coding sequence ATGTTTAGCAAACAAGAAGCTGCACAACTTAAAAAAGAATTCTGGATCGCCTTTGGGAAATCTTTTCCTAGAAAATGGCTTCTATATAATACCAAAATCAAAGACTTTTCATTTAAGTTTTTTGCTGATAACAAAAGGGCAATGGTGTGTTTAGATATAGAGATGAAGGAGGAACTTTTCAGAAATGCTTACTTTGAGAAAATACAATCTTTACAATCTATTTTAGATGAAGCGCTTGGTGAGGAGGCTTTTTTTGAAGAAACACTATACTTAGACAATGGTAAAGAAATTAGCCGAGTATGGGTAGAGTGTGGTGGCGTAAGTATTTTTAATAAAGAAAGTTGGCAAAAAATATTTGAGTTTTTTGTAGAAAAAATGACGGCATTTGAAACCGTATTTTATGAATACGAAGACTTTATAAAGGATATTTAA
- the purB gene encoding adenylosuccinate lyase — translation MNTYKNPLEERYSSEEMLFNFSHDNKFQNWRKLWIALAEIEKDLGLDISEEQINQMKNKAKDIDYTKAAEYEKRFRHDVMAHVHTYGDVAPLAKPIIHLGATSAFVGDNTDLIQMRDGLLILKKKLVNVIKGLSDFALKYKDLPTLGFTHFQPAQLTTVGKRATLWLQSLILDFEELEFFLDTLRFRGVKGTTGTAASFLELFNGDYEKVKTLDKELSKRFGFDKVFGVSGQTYDRKIDAKVVALLSNIAQSAHKFTNDLRLLQNLKEIEEPFEKDQIGSSAMAYKRNPMRSERIGALAKYVMSLSSSSAMVAATQWFERTLDDSANKRLSIPQAFLAVDAILLIWNNIMNGLVVYENRINKHIMEELPFMATEYIIMEEVKAGGDRQEIHEIIRVHSMEASKKVKMEGKDNDLIERIMNDNSLKLDKSKLAEVLDPKNFIGFAPIQTEEFIKNEVQPILDKYSDMVGLKAELKV, via the coding sequence ATGAATACCTACAAAAACCCTTTAGAAGAACGCTATTCTAGCGAAGAGATGCTTTTTAATTTTTCTCACGACAACAAATTTCAAAATTGGAGAAAACTATGGATTGCTCTAGCCGAAATAGAAAAAGATTTAGGTCTAGACATTTCCGAAGAGCAAATCAACCAAATGAAAAACAAGGCTAAAGATATAGATTATACCAAAGCCGCAGAATACGAAAAGCGTTTCCGCCACGATGTAATGGCTCACGTGCACACCTACGGAGATGTAGCACCACTTGCCAAGCCCATTATCCACTTAGGAGCTACTTCGGCTTTTGTGGGCGACAATACGGATTTAATCCAAATGCGAGACGGACTCCTTATCCTTAAAAAAAAGCTAGTTAATGTAATTAAAGGCTTGTCCGACTTCGCCTTAAAATACAAAGATTTACCAACTTTAGGCTTCACTCACTTCCAACCCGCACAGCTAACTACCGTGGGCAAAAGAGCCACCCTTTGGTTACAATCTTTAATTCTAGATTTTGAAGAACTAGAATTTTTCTTAGACACGCTCCGTTTCAGAGGAGTAAAGGGAACAACAGGAACTGCGGCTAGTTTCCTAGAACTTTTCAACGGAGATTACGAAAAAGTAAAAACACTTGACAAAGAGCTATCCAAAAGATTCGGGTTTGATAAAGTTTTTGGCGTTTCTGGACAGACCTACGACAGAAAAATAGACGCTAAAGTAGTGGCTTTATTATCCAACATCGCCCAATCGGCTCACAAATTTACTAACGATTTAAGACTGTTACAAAATCTAAAAGAGATTGAAGAACCTTTTGAGAAAGACCAAATTGGTTCATCGGCAATGGCATATAAGAGAAACCCAATGCGTTCGGAGCGAATAGGGGCTTTGGCTAAATATGTAATGTCGCTATCTTCTAGTTCTGCAATGGTGGCTGCAACGCAATGGTTTGAAAGAACCCTAGACGACTCGGCTAACAAAAGACTAAGCATTCCACAAGCCTTCCTTGCGGTAGATGCTATCTTATTGATTTGGAACAACATTATGAACGGACTGGTAGTTTACGAAAACAGAATCAACAAGCATATTATGGAGGAGCTTCCTTTTATGGCTACCGAGTACATTATTATGGAAGAAGTAAAGGCTGGAGGCGACAGACAGGAAATCCACGAAATCATCAGAGTTCACTCTATGGAAGCGAGCAAAAAGGTAAAAATGGAAGGTAAGGACAACGATTTGATAGAAAGAATAATGAACGATAATAGCTTAAAGCTAGACAAATCAAAACTTGCAGAAGTTTTAGACCCTAAAAACTTTATTGGATTTGCGCCTATACAAACCGAAGAATTTATCAAAAATGAAGTTCAGCCAATATTAGATAAATATTCGGATATGGTGGGATTAAAGGCAGAACTGAAAGTCTAA